The following coding sequences lie in one Musa acuminata AAA Group cultivar baxijiao chromosome BXJ1-8, Cavendish_Baxijiao_AAA, whole genome shotgun sequence genomic window:
- the LOC135587337 gene encoding zinc finger CCCH domain-containing protein 5-like: protein MEMNEPGSAAKGPRLDPDAALEESMWRLGLGEGSSSYPERPGEPDCSHYVRTGSCSYGERCRYNHPRDHGALTGAGTGRTGAVEYLERADQPVCEYYMKTGTCKFGSTCKYRHPRQGSGSIPPVLLNDCGYPLRPGEKECSYYMKTGHCKFGSTCKFHHPQQAEALVPSPAPAFYSPVQPLSIPSPQQYPPTVTWQFTRPSVFPGSYMPGPYAPMLLSSGVVPVQGWNPYPVPMSSVVSHGGHQAVQAGQVYGLPNQPFPLMPAYSGPLTPVSSSVGPSNASHRGDKFPERPGQPECQFYMRTGDCKFGATCKYHHPPDWSISKGNCVLSPLGLPLRPGAQLCNYYAQHGMCKFGTTCKFDHPMGTLSCSPSASSLFDMPVSPYPIGLSVATFAPSSSSSELQPEFSSSKESFSSKMSFGSTSSGSIGTLFSNTGYLPHLFIRHQTPTSSSGGFIAPGGEISSSS from the exons ATGGAGATGAACGAGCCCGGCTCCGCCGCCAAAGGCCCCCGCCTCGATCCCGACGCCGCCCTTGAAG AATCCATGTGGAGGTTGGGACTGGGCGAGGGCAGTTCTTCCTACCCGGAGAGGCCTGGTGAGCCGGACTGCTCCCACTACGTGCGTACCGGATCGTGCAGCTACGGCGAGAGGTGCCGCTACAATCACCCCCGTGATCACGGAGCT TTAACTGGGGCTGGAACTGGAAGGACCGGGGCTGTTGAGTATCTGGAGCGAGCGGATCAACCTGTATGTGAG TATTATATGAAAACTGGAACTTGCAAATTTGGTTCTACTTGCAAGTATCGCCACCCCAGGCAAGGAAGTGGATCCATCCCTCCGGTCTTGTTAAATGACTGTGGATACCCACTGCGGCCG GGGGAGAAGGAATGCTCCTATTACATGAAGACTGGCCATTGTAAGTTTGGTTCAACTTGTAAATTCCATCACCCACAACAAGCTGAGGCTTTGGTGCCCTCGCCTGCACCTGCATTTTATTCACCGGTGCAGCCTCTGTCAATCCCTTCACCTCAACAGTATCCACCCACGGTTACTTGGCAGTTCACCAGGCCTTCAGTGTTCCCTGGTTCATATATGCCAGGACCTTACGCTCCCATGCTGCTCTCTTCAGGAGTTGTTCCAGTTCAGGGCTGGAATCCTTATCCG GTGCCTATGAGTTCAGTAGTTTCTCATGGAGGTCACCAAGCAGTTCAAGCTGGACAAGTATATGGGTTGCCAAACCAGCCATTTCCTTTGATGCCTGCTTACTCTGGGCCTCTCACACCGGTATCCTCTTCGGTCGGCCCTTCAAATGCTAGTCATCGAGGAGATAAGTTTCCAGAGAGACCTGGCCAACCAGAGTGCCAATTCTACATGAGGACAGGAGACTGCAAATTTGGAGCTACATGTAAATATCATCATCCTCCGgactggagcatatcaaagggaaACTGTGTTCTTAGCCCCCTTGGCCTCCCACTTCGTCCG GGGGCTCAACTTTGCAATTACTATGCACAACACGGAATGTGCAAGTTTGGGACAACATGCAAATTCGATCATCCAATGGGAACTCTGAGCTGTAGTCCTTCTGCATCTTCACTCTTTGACATGCCAGTTTCTCCCTACCCTATTGGATTATCTGTTGCTACCTTCGCCCCATCCTCATCATCCTCAGAGCTACAACCTGAATTCAGTTCCAGTAAGGAATCTTTCTCTAGCAAAATGTCATTCGGGAGCACATCTAGTGGTTCTATCGGTACATTATTTTCTAATACGGGTTACCTTCCCCACTTGTTTATCCGGCATCAAACCCCTACGTCGAGTAGTGGTGGTTTCATTGCACCCGGTGGTGAAATCTCAAGTTCAAGCTGA
- the LOC103994265 gene encoding uncharacterized protein LOC103994265, which translates to METDSNHAAAAAVEDEEEASRAVPPSTAKTRATSWSDLLDDPLGNISARLPLIDYLSFRGVCKNWRLFPSGCSHIAEFSKERPWMLLYDVGVDGGNKCYLYDHLHPKCCEMSLPHLRGATCMESKDGWLLATRERELFFFNPFSTQVINLVMYPDRKSSHRLFTFTEPPTSPDCVVFAVHRLGASVVEIGRFSVGDDMWERVLVEDVRPPIETLDGIDHRRQCAASYDRRDINESVDFVSSNLVFSFSFEDFLLRHRHLNHDREIPDSTFLDEFVNLHREDWLRRSGQKRITVSFSSLQMMVDDVVDLFPFVCEYAADGTTTTDATKSMKAAWLEPRFPSRS; encoded by the coding sequence ATGGAAACTGATTCCAAccacgctgctgctgctgctgttgaagatgaagaagaagcttCACGCGCCGTCCCTCCATCGACGGCGAAGACAAGAGCCACAAGCTGGTCGGACCTGCTTGACGATCCCCTCGGCAACATCTCCGCCCGCCTGCCCCTCATAGACTACTTGAGCTTTCGCGGCGTCTGCAAGAACTGGCGGCTCTTCCCATCGGGTTGCTCCCACATCGCCGAGTTCTCCAAGGAGCGCCCGTGGATGTTGCTCTACGATGTCGGCGTCGACGGCGGTAACAAGTGCTACTTGTACGATCACCTTCATCCGAAATGCTGCGAGATGTCGTTGCCGCACCTCCGGGGCGCAACGTGCATGGAATCCAAGGACGGATGGCTGCTGGCCACCCGGGAGAGGGAGCTGTTCTTCTTCAACCCCTTCTCCACACAGGTCATCAACCTAGTGATGTACCCGGATAGGAAGAGCTCCCACCGACTGTTCACATTCACGGAGCCTCCGACCTCTCCGGACTGCGTGGTGTTTGCAGTGCACCGCCTCGGCGCCTCCGTGGTGGAGATCGGCCGGTTCAGTGTGGGCGACGACATGTGGGAGAGGGTGTTGGTGGAGGACGTGCGGCCTCCTATCGAGACGCTGGATGGCATCGACCACCGGCGACAGTGCGCCGCTTCCTACGACCGCCGCGATATCAACGAATCGGTCGACTTCGTCAGCTCGAATTTAGTGTTCTCGTTCAGCTTCGAGGATTTCTTGCTGCGCCATCGACATCTGAATCATGATCGGGAGATACCCGACTCCACTTTCCTCGACGAATTTGTGAATCTTCATCGTGAAGACTGGCTGCGGAGGTCCGGACAGAAGCGCATCACCGTGTCGTTTAGCTCGCTGCAGATGATGGTCGACGACGTCGTGGATCTTTTCCCCTTCGTTTGTGAGTACGCGGCCGATGGCACGACGACGACCGACGCAACCAAATCCATGAAAGCGGCGTGGTTGGAGCCTCGATTCCCATCACGTAGTTGA
- the LOC135587338 gene encoding potassium transporter 7-like isoform X1 has protein sequence MDQEIGSIPHDRLVRHLPFRQQIVNWKSDYKRLLLLAYQSFGVVYGDLSTSPIYVYTSSFAGRLNNYRDEQTVFGVFSLIFWTFTLIPLLKYVMIVLGADDNGEGGTFALYSLLCRHAKLSLLPNQQAADEELTTYYRAGYIPQIAIYSPLKRFLEKHKRLRTCLLLIVLFGACMVIGDGVLTPAISVLSSISGLQVRAKKLVDGEVVIISCVVLVGLFALQHKGTQRVAFMFAPVVIIWLLFIAAIGLYNTIYWNPRIIHALSPHYIVKFFEHTGKDGWISLGGILLSVTGTEAMFADLGHFNETSIRIAFVGLIYPCLVLQYMGQAAFLSKNIHDVSSSFFESIPQSVFWPVFVISSLAAIVASQSVISATFSIVKQCHSLGCFPRVKIVHTSRWIHGRIYIPEINWILMVLCLSVTLGFRDTTIIGNAYGIASMTVMFITTWLMALVIIFVWQNSVIFAFLFLIFFGSIEGAYLSSSLIKVPQGGWVPFVLSFIFMVIMYVWHYGTHEKYLFNLQNKVSMKWILTLGPSLGIVRVPGMGFIYTELATGVPSIFSHFVTNLPAFHQVLVFVCVKSVPVPYVPPDEQYLIGRIGPRTYRMYRCIIRYGYKDVQKVEDNFENQLILSIAKFIQMEGEGSSTGSYDSSPEGRMVVIRTTDTSGTRLVTRDADESECNSTPIRSSKSITLQSLQSLYEEESPHVSHRHRVQIELSETEDINCEVKEELMALLEAKQAGVAYIMGHSYVKARKTSSFMKKIAIDVAYSFLRKNCRGPAVALNIPHISLIEVGMIYHV, from the exons ATGGATCAAGAGATTGGTTCGATTCCGCACGATCGGCTGGTCAGACACCTTCCATTCCGTCAACAAATC GTTAATTGGAAGAGTGATTACAAACGTCTGCTTCTTTTAGCATATCAGAGTTTTGGAGTCGTATATGGAGACTTGAGTACCTCTCCCATCTATGTATATACAAGTTCTTTTGCTGGAAGGCTGAACAATTATCGAGATGAGCAGACAGTATTTGGTGTATTTTCCTTGATATTCTGGACATTCACCCTAATCCCATTGCTTAAATATGTGATGATAGTCTTGGGTGCTGATGATAACGGTGAAG GTGGAACATTTGCTTTGTACTCATTGCTCTGCAGACATGCAAAGCTTAGCTTACTTCCTAATCAGCAAGCAGCTGATGAGGAGCTTACCACATATTATAGAGCTGGTTACATTCCTCAAATTGCTATTTACTCTCCATTAAAAAGGTTTTTGGAGAAGCACAAAAGACTGCGTACATGCTTACTTCTTATTGTTCTGTTTGGTGCGTGCATGGTGATAGGAGACGGGGTTCTTACACCAGCAATTTCTG TTCTCTCATCAATTTCTGGATTGCAAGTTCGTGCCAAAAAATTGGTTGATG GTGAGGTGGTAATCATTTCCTGTGTTGTGCTGGTTGGACTCTTTGCCTTGCAGCACAAGGGAACTCAGAGGGTGGCCTTCATGTTTGCTCCTGTTGTTATCATTTGGCTCTTGTTCATTGCTGCAATTGGCTTGTACAATACAATTTATTGGAACCCCAGAATAATCCATGCTCTTTCTCCACATTACATTGTCAAGTTTTTTGAGCACACAggaaaagatggttggatttcccTTGGGGGAATACTTCTTTCAGTTACAG GTACTGAAGCTATGTTTGCAGATCTTGGACACTTCAATGAGACATCCATCAGG ATAGCATTTGTTGGTCTGATTTATCCATGTTTAGTACTGCAATACATGGGGCAAGCagcatttctttctaaaaatataCACGATGTATCTAGCAGCTTTTTCGAATCTATACCAC aatcagttttttggcctgtttttgtgaTCTCGTCTCTTGCTGCTATAGTCGCTAGTCAATCTGTCATCTCTGCTACTTTCTCCATTGTGAAGCAATGTCATTCATTGGGATGCTTTCCACGTGTCAAAATTGTCCATACATCAAGATGGATCCACGGCCGGATATATATACCTGAAATAAACTGGATCCTTATGGTTCTTTGTCTTTCTGTCACACTTGGTTTTCGTGACACAACCATAATTGGAAATGCTTACG GTATAGCAAGCATGACTGTGATGTTTATTACCACATGGCTGATGGCATTAGTTATTATCTTTGTGTGGCAAAATAGTGTCATATTTGCCTTTCTATTTCTCATTTTCTTTGGGTCTATCGAGGGTGCCTATCTTTCCTCTTCTCTCATTAAGGTTCCTCAGGGAGGATGGGTGCCTTTTGTGCTCTCCTTTATCTTCATGGTCATCATGTATGTCTGGCACTATGGCACTCACGAAAAGTACCTTTTTAACCTACAAAACAAGGTCTCGATGAAATGGATTCTCACTCTTGGCCCCAGCCTTGGGATTGTTCGTGTCCCAGGAATGGGATTTATTTACACAGAGCTAGCTACTGGTGTGCCATCTATCTTCTCCCATTTTGTGACCAACCTTCCTGCTTTCCATCAAGTTCTTGTCTTTGTCTGCGTGAAATCAGTACCGGTCCCATATGTTCCACCAGATGAACAATACCTCATAGGACGGATTGGCCCCAGAACCTACAGAATGTATAGGTGCATCATAAGATATGGCTACAAAGATGTGCAGAAAGTTGAAGACAACTTTGAGAATCAATTGATATTGAGCATTGCCAAGTTCATTCAGATGGAAGGTGAGGGGTCATCCACTGGAAGTTATGATTCATCTCCAGAAGGAAGAATGGTCGTCATACGAACTACTGACACATCTGGTACTAGGTTGGTGACAAGGGATGCTGATGAGAGTGAATGTAATTCTACCCCTATCAGGAGCAGCAAATCCATAACGCTGCAAAGTTTGCAGTCCCTATATGAGGAAGAATCACCTCATGTTAGTCATCGTCATCGGGTGCAAATCGAGTTGTCTGAAACAGAAGATATTAACTGTGAGGTTAAAGAAGAATTAATGGCACTGTTGGAAGCTAAGCAAGCAGGAGTTGCCTATATAATGGGTCATTCTTATGTGAAGGCCAGGAAGACATCATCTTTCATGAAAAAAATTGCCATTGATGTTGCCTACTCTTTCCTCCGTAAGAATTGCAGGGGTCCTGCAGTGGCTTTGAATATTCCTCACATAAGCCTCATTGAAGTGGGGATGATCTACCATGTTTAG
- the LOC135587338 gene encoding potassium transporter 7-like isoform X2: MDQEIGSIPHDRLVNWKSDYKRLLLLAYQSFGVVYGDLSTSPIYVYTSSFAGRLNNYRDEQTVFGVFSLIFWTFTLIPLLKYVMIVLGADDNGEGGTFALYSLLCRHAKLSLLPNQQAADEELTTYYRAGYIPQIAIYSPLKRFLEKHKRLRTCLLLIVLFGACMVIGDGVLTPAISVLSSISGLQVRAKKLVDGEVVIISCVVLVGLFALQHKGTQRVAFMFAPVVIIWLLFIAAIGLYNTIYWNPRIIHALSPHYIVKFFEHTGKDGWISLGGILLSVTGTEAMFADLGHFNETSIRIAFVGLIYPCLVLQYMGQAAFLSKNIHDVSSSFFESIPQSVFWPVFVISSLAAIVASQSVISATFSIVKQCHSLGCFPRVKIVHTSRWIHGRIYIPEINWILMVLCLSVTLGFRDTTIIGNAYGIASMTVMFITTWLMALVIIFVWQNSVIFAFLFLIFFGSIEGAYLSSSLIKVPQGGWVPFVLSFIFMVIMYVWHYGTHEKYLFNLQNKVSMKWILTLGPSLGIVRVPGMGFIYTELATGVPSIFSHFVTNLPAFHQVLVFVCVKSVPVPYVPPDEQYLIGRIGPRTYRMYRCIIRYGYKDVQKVEDNFENQLILSIAKFIQMEGEGSSTGSYDSSPEGRMVVIRTTDTSGTRLVTRDADESECNSTPIRSSKSITLQSLQSLYEEESPHVSHRHRVQIELSETEDINCEVKEELMALLEAKQAGVAYIMGHSYVKARKTSSFMKKIAIDVAYSFLRKNCRGPAVALNIPHISLIEVGMIYHV, encoded by the exons ATGGATCAAGAGATTGGTTCGATTCCGCACGATCGGCTG GTTAATTGGAAGAGTGATTACAAACGTCTGCTTCTTTTAGCATATCAGAGTTTTGGAGTCGTATATGGAGACTTGAGTACCTCTCCCATCTATGTATATACAAGTTCTTTTGCTGGAAGGCTGAACAATTATCGAGATGAGCAGACAGTATTTGGTGTATTTTCCTTGATATTCTGGACATTCACCCTAATCCCATTGCTTAAATATGTGATGATAGTCTTGGGTGCTGATGATAACGGTGAAG GTGGAACATTTGCTTTGTACTCATTGCTCTGCAGACATGCAAAGCTTAGCTTACTTCCTAATCAGCAAGCAGCTGATGAGGAGCTTACCACATATTATAGAGCTGGTTACATTCCTCAAATTGCTATTTACTCTCCATTAAAAAGGTTTTTGGAGAAGCACAAAAGACTGCGTACATGCTTACTTCTTATTGTTCTGTTTGGTGCGTGCATGGTGATAGGAGACGGGGTTCTTACACCAGCAATTTCTG TTCTCTCATCAATTTCTGGATTGCAAGTTCGTGCCAAAAAATTGGTTGATG GTGAGGTGGTAATCATTTCCTGTGTTGTGCTGGTTGGACTCTTTGCCTTGCAGCACAAGGGAACTCAGAGGGTGGCCTTCATGTTTGCTCCTGTTGTTATCATTTGGCTCTTGTTCATTGCTGCAATTGGCTTGTACAATACAATTTATTGGAACCCCAGAATAATCCATGCTCTTTCTCCACATTACATTGTCAAGTTTTTTGAGCACACAggaaaagatggttggatttcccTTGGGGGAATACTTCTTTCAGTTACAG GTACTGAAGCTATGTTTGCAGATCTTGGACACTTCAATGAGACATCCATCAGG ATAGCATTTGTTGGTCTGATTTATCCATGTTTAGTACTGCAATACATGGGGCAAGCagcatttctttctaaaaatataCACGATGTATCTAGCAGCTTTTTCGAATCTATACCAC aatcagttttttggcctgtttttgtgaTCTCGTCTCTTGCTGCTATAGTCGCTAGTCAATCTGTCATCTCTGCTACTTTCTCCATTGTGAAGCAATGTCATTCATTGGGATGCTTTCCACGTGTCAAAATTGTCCATACATCAAGATGGATCCACGGCCGGATATATATACCTGAAATAAACTGGATCCTTATGGTTCTTTGTCTTTCTGTCACACTTGGTTTTCGTGACACAACCATAATTGGAAATGCTTACG GTATAGCAAGCATGACTGTGATGTTTATTACCACATGGCTGATGGCATTAGTTATTATCTTTGTGTGGCAAAATAGTGTCATATTTGCCTTTCTATTTCTCATTTTCTTTGGGTCTATCGAGGGTGCCTATCTTTCCTCTTCTCTCATTAAGGTTCCTCAGGGAGGATGGGTGCCTTTTGTGCTCTCCTTTATCTTCATGGTCATCATGTATGTCTGGCACTATGGCACTCACGAAAAGTACCTTTTTAACCTACAAAACAAGGTCTCGATGAAATGGATTCTCACTCTTGGCCCCAGCCTTGGGATTGTTCGTGTCCCAGGAATGGGATTTATTTACACAGAGCTAGCTACTGGTGTGCCATCTATCTTCTCCCATTTTGTGACCAACCTTCCTGCTTTCCATCAAGTTCTTGTCTTTGTCTGCGTGAAATCAGTACCGGTCCCATATGTTCCACCAGATGAACAATACCTCATAGGACGGATTGGCCCCAGAACCTACAGAATGTATAGGTGCATCATAAGATATGGCTACAAAGATGTGCAGAAAGTTGAAGACAACTTTGAGAATCAATTGATATTGAGCATTGCCAAGTTCATTCAGATGGAAGGTGAGGGGTCATCCACTGGAAGTTATGATTCATCTCCAGAAGGAAGAATGGTCGTCATACGAACTACTGACACATCTGGTACTAGGTTGGTGACAAGGGATGCTGATGAGAGTGAATGTAATTCTACCCCTATCAGGAGCAGCAAATCCATAACGCTGCAAAGTTTGCAGTCCCTATATGAGGAAGAATCACCTCATGTTAGTCATCGTCATCGGGTGCAAATCGAGTTGTCTGAAACAGAAGATATTAACTGTGAGGTTAAAGAAGAATTAATGGCACTGTTGGAAGCTAAGCAAGCAGGAGTTGCCTATATAATGGGTCATTCTTATGTGAAGGCCAGGAAGACATCATCTTTCATGAAAAAAATTGCCATTGATGTTGCCTACTCTTTCCTCCGTAAGAATTGCAGGGGTCCTGCAGTGGCTTTGAATATTCCTCACATAAGCCTCATTGAAGTGGGGATGATCTACCATGTTTAG
- the LOC135587339 gene encoding nuclear transcription factor Y subunit B-1-like, whose product MADNMGGSVESDGHHNCAGSASGDGGIKEQDRLLPIANVGRIMKQILPPNAKISKEAKETMQECVSEFISFVTGEASDKCHKEKRKTVNGDDICWALNTLGFDDYVEPMRRYLLKYREMEGDRAATGGHSNKATGSDAGDQDAVGEQRRNQPSPSAHLMFNAMETSHNPSASRGF is encoded by the coding sequence ATGGCGGATAACATGGGTGGCAGCGTGGAGTCAGATGGGCATCATAACTGCGCAGGCTCGGCTTCGGGGGACGGCGGAATCAAGGAGCAGGACCGGCTGCTGCCCATCGCCAACGTGGGGAGGATCATGAAGCAAATCCTGCCCCCAAATGCCAAGATCTCCAAGGAAGCCAAGGAGACGATGCAGGAGTGCGTGTCGGAGTTCATCAGCTTCGTCACCGGCGAGGCCTCCGACAAGTGCCACAAGGAGAAGCGCAAGACCGTCAACGGCGACGACATCTGCTGGGCCCTCAACACGCTGGGTTTCGACGACTATGTCGAGCCCATGAGGAGGTACCTACTCAAGTACCGGGAGATGGAAGGAGATAGGGCGGCCACCGGCGGTCACAGCAACAAAGCGACCGGCTCTGATGCCGGAGATCAGGACGCGGTGGGCGAGCAGCGCAGGAATCAACCCTCCCCCAGTGCCCACTTGATGTTCAACGCCATGGAAACAAGTCATAACCCTTCTGCATCAAGGGGTTTCTAG
- the LOC135587340 gene encoding uncharacterized protein LOC135587340: MEVTNSDNSQSATCSSDVDHLTEKVGPDTKSEQAEGKYDVSIEEIRNIMEVMAASGKFWHDWDMLKSLLSFWMKQVLAEYPEAQMASGDGLQKSSLVGETYTELVKRLDEALLSFTEGPPFTLQRLCEILLSPKSTYSNLSKLALALEKNLLVTSTLTMCTEPYPGELGQKHKPGRENEITKENPVPNGVETPVGDGDEEMTDAKASESTDTADTEMQEEKASETPPCKPETGSDSNTSSEACATSEQLTPSTQG, encoded by the exons ATGGAGGTCACAAATTCAGACAATTCACAGTCGGCAACATGTTCTTCCGATGTGGATCATCTGACAGAAAAGGTTGGACCGGATACAAAGTCTGA GCAGGCAGAGGGAAAATATGATGTCAGTATTGAAGAAattagaaatataatggaggtcatGGCGGCATCTGGAAAGTTCTG GCACGACTGGGACATGTTGAAAAGCTTGCTATCATTTTGGATGAAGCAG GTGTTGGCAGAATATCCTGAAGCCCAAATGGCCAGTGGTGATGGGCTGCAGAAGAGTTCTTTGGTAGGCGAAACATATACTGAGTTAGTGAAACGTCTGGATGAAG CACTTCTTAGTTTTACTGAAGGTCCTCCTTTTACACTGCAAAGGCTCTGTGAG ATACTCCTGTCACCAAAGAGCACATATTCAAATCTCTCAAAGCTTGCGCTAGCCTTAGAGAAG AATTTGTTGGTGACTTCTACCTTAACTATGTGCACTGAACCTTATCCCGGAGAACTGGGGCAGAAACACAAACCTGGTAGGGAAAATGAGATTACCAAAGAAAATCCTGTACCAAATGGAGTTGAAACTCCTGTAGGTGATGGTGATGAAGAAATGACTGATGCCAAGGCTTCTGAATCTACTGATACTGCTGATACAGAGATGCAAGAAGAAAAGGCCAGTGAAACACCGCCCTGTAAACCTGAAACAGGATCTGATTCCAATACCTCCAGTGAAGCTTGTGCCACCAGTGAACAGCTAACCCCTTCAACTCAAGGTTGA
- the LOC135588946 gene encoding zinc finger protein GAI-ASSOCIATED FACTOR 1-like gives MSNITGGGGSFSSGSNAGEDEVHKQSLLSCDSPAAAENSDISAAQLPQLPPAKKKRNLPGTPDPKSEVIALSPKTLMATNRFVCEICRKGFQRDQNLQLHRRGHNLPWKLRPRNGGSEARKKVYVCPEPTCVHHNPSRALGDLTGIKKHYCRKHGEKKWKCDKCSKKYAVQSDWKAHSKICGTRQYKCDCGTIFSRRDSFMTHRAFCNALAHENNKLSQPLMATMASSLQGQAPPNLVMPIQHTSNTSSSTTVPEFSYDMKNPPAIDALAASLASRNMAGGMFPSFLGIPSSSGPVSFDGLFEAQMPRPTAVLANSSATSLLQNAAQIGATQRGMASVTAGRPYQLTSIHGGGLANLFYASSVRETGDGSLKEMMARCGSGDVMTVDFLGVGGQRRPHMQQQQQRERHNMEFGGVVLRTGMETPHHLQQQMAYGCSDEPENHVWDM, from the exons ATGTCAAACATCACAGGTGGTGGTGGAAGCTTCTCATCTGGGAGCAACGCAGGAGAAGATGAGGTCCATAAGCAAAGCCTTCTCTCCTGTGATTCACCTGCAGCGGCGGAAAACAGTGATATCTCAGCTGCACAGCTTCCGCAGCTGCCGCCGGCCAAGAAGAAACGCAACCTCCCAGGAACTCCAG ACCCGAAATCTGAGGTGATTGCGCTCTCACCAAAGACGCTCATGGCGACCAACCGATTCGTGTGCGAGATCTGCCGCAAGGGGTTCCAGAGGGACCAAAACCTGCAACTGCACCGCCGAGGCCACAACCTTCCGTGGAAGCTGAGGCCACGAAACGGCGGCAGCGAGGCCAGGAAGAAGGTCTACGTGTGTCCGGAGCCCACATGCGTGCACCACAACCCCAGCCGCGCCCTCGGCGATCTTACCGGAATCAAGAAGCACTACTGCCGCAAGCATggcgagaagaagtggaagtgcgACAAGTGCTCGAAGAAATACGCCGTGCAGTCAGATTGGAAGGCTCACTCCAAGATCTGCGGGACGAGGCAGTACAAATGCGACTGTGGCACCATCTTCTCCAG GAGAGACAGCTTCATGACGCACCGAGCCTTCTGCAACGCGTTGGCGCATGAGAACAACAAGCTTAGCCAACCCCTGATGGCCACAATGGCTTCGAGCTTGCAAGGGCAGGCCCCTCCCAACCTGGTGATGCCCATCCAGCACACCAGCAACACCTCCTCCTCCACTACCGTCCccgagttcagctatgacatgaaGAACCCGCCGGCGATCGACGCCCTCGCCGCTTCATTGGCATCCCGCAACATGGCCGGTGGCATGTTTCCGAGCTTCTTGGGCATCCCTTCCTCCTCCGGCCCAGTGAGCTTCGATGGGTTATTCGAGGCCCAAATGCCAAGGCCTACGGCCGTGTTGGCGAACTCGTCGGCGACGTCTCTGCTGCAGAACGCCGCCCAGATCGGCGCGACGCAGAGGGGCATGGCTTCGGTGACGGCTGGGAGGCCGTATCAGTTAACCAGCATCCATGGAGGAGGATTAGCCAACCTATTCTATGCTTCTTCTGTGCGTGAGACGGGCGACGGATCCTTGAAGGAGATGATGGCTCGCTGTGGCAGTGGGGATGTGATGACTGTGGACTTCCTGGGCGTCGGGGGACAGAGGAGGCCACACatgcaacaacagcagcagagaGAGCGTCACAACATGGAGTTTGGAGGGGTTGTTCTTCGAACAGGGATGGAGACTCCGCATCATCTGCAGCAGCAGATGGCTTATGGCTGCAGTGATGAACCGGAGAACCATGTTTGGGACATGTGA